Within the Gemmatimonadaceae bacterium genome, the region TTGTTCTTGAACACCGGCGCGAGGGTCTCCAATCGCTGCGCCGGCATGAGGGACATCTTCCGAATCGCGTCGACGAGCGTGAGCTGCTTGGTCTCGCGAACGTAGTGAGCGAGAATGCGCGCCTCGGTCCCCGCGGTGCGCGGGTGACCTTTGCCATGCTCGATGCCGCCGTCGCTCGCGATCGCCGTGAGCGGGCTCGTGATCGCCATTGCTTCCATCTCGGGCGTGTTGAGAAACAGGATCACGCCGCCCCCTTTCTTGCGCTCCGTCTCGAACGTCGCGCGCGTGAGACGCGCGCCTGTCGCGACGAGCATGATTCGTTGCATCACGCTGTCCGGCGCGCCGACGTACTGGTCGAGCAGCGCCGAACCGATCTCGGTCATCCCCGCGATATAGGGATAAGCCTCCGTCGTGACGTCGATGCCGCGTTCGCGCGCCTCGCGCACGAGGGCCAGCGTCTTGGGCGTCGACTCGAGACTCATGCTGTTGAGATGTACGATGTGCAACGGCGCGCCAGTGACCGCGGCCGCACCGATCACCTCTAGGAATGCCTCCACCGAGCTCCCGGGCTCCTTGGTGCCGAACGAGCGCACGTGAACGAAGACGGGGGCGTGATACTTCGCCGCCGTGCGGAACGTCTCGAGCACCTCGTTTCGCGTCGCGGCCGGCGTGTACTGCAGACCCATCCCGACGCCGAGTGCGCCGGCGGCGAGATTGGCGGCGACGCGGTGCTCGATGTCGGCGATCTGGGCGTCGGTGGCAACTTGATGCCCGCCCGGCCCCGTCGGCAGCAGACCGGTCGACTTATCCTTCATCACGAGCATGCGCGCGCGAATGTGGCTCGAGGACGCGCCGAAATTGATGAGCGCCTTTCCTTCACGACTCTTGTAGAAGCGGGGGACGTCCTCAGTGCCGACCTCGAGCTCGAGCGCGGTGGTCACACCGTCGAGCGCGAACAGGCGGTAGTTCTCGTCGTCCTGTCCGTGCGCGTGCAAGTCGATGAACCCCGGCGCGACGACGAGACCCTTGGCATCGAGAACGGTCTTGCCGGTGATCGGCGTCGTCGAGATCGACTCGATCTTGCCGTTGCGAACCCCCACGAACCGAATCGCGTCGAGACGCGACTCCGGGTCGATCACGCGACCGTTGGCGATCACGACGTCGTACTGCGGCTGTTGCGCGCCGGCGATCGCCCGCGACGC harbors:
- a CDS encoding amidohydrolase family protein, translated to MRPLAMMLVAVLASRAIAGAQQPQYDVVIANGRVIDPESRLDAIRFVGVRNGKIESISTTPITGKTVLDAKGLVVAPGFIDLHAHGQDDENYRLFALDGVTTALELEVGTEDVPRFYKSREGKALINFGASSSHIRARMLVMKDKSTGLLPTGPGGHQVATDAQIADIEHRVAANLAAGALGVGMGLQYTPAATRNEVLETFRTAAKYHAPVFVHVRSFGTKEPGSSVEAFLEVIGAAAVTGAPLHIVHLNSMSLESTPKTLALVREARERGIDVTTEAYPYIAGMTEIGSALLDQYVGAPDSVMQRIMLVATGARLTRATFETERKKGGGVILFLNTPEMEAMAITSPLTAIASDGGIEHGKGHPRTAGTEARILAHYVRETKQLTLVDAIRKMSLMPAQRLETLAPVFKNKGRIKVGADADITVFDPNTVADRSTYQQPALTSVGFKYVLVNGVPVVSDGVVRDGALPGRGLRAPIH